Proteins found in one Planococcus citri chromosome 2, ihPlaCitr1.1, whole genome shotgun sequence genomic segment:
- the LOC135837941 gene encoding uncharacterized protein LOC135837941: MMDDSPMKLLSLAAKSVCVQLVYEWADGEIPTIDVWERITRDDGGLDADACPAHSWFLWQLREMRVPRFAHIPDKIRYQIEDNIPPILEEVMTWILYHHFLNFFHDEPSSSLSEYIVKLVWNRRFEIDNSASAKNILTNDKLTPLERFKFASAYCIVDEIEKYRDTIDSVPEWESIGEPFVAYWYRYLTNKLDTIDVSKDYSIEMWYLKTSEESILWPSVVYFFDEVDSTSRSNEFVLILETFAESYLSDLLAKLTDNKWNLACCSMISRIVQKIVQYGSLDQVRFVWKLFESKIDSKNFAEILETLVLSSMRNAKDFDKWTPMLMEIWTSASSKLKQSAIVDTKLWQSIGEKCMSIIAHEETADFRTRRRQITDPMQFIKLVLNSIPAKQRLTFFENNFCWLIVWAPFAVVDQLMRDVLQNDYDHDVVELKKIVANCSEIERLRGILIAFGEFDELDTLVSFYFPGVDGISAKNEAAMQKKLKFHKFKFILSENVFDPVCFCIYRGDWKPLYEYVQKNVTWISPVGLEAIMKKVILQGKCWPRKIHKGEMNDLKEFVSTVYSNANPADQDSVDAQLKFLKIRYESYLLIALFDHNLRKKIVFDRANLKDFLLWIYKGDENLIDENFKQPSLFPRGFLVQLKGCVTEGSFRVTESMDEFLKWCFETEAERQQFKRRMIYDYRQYPLIEGLLMRRQYRQKMLFWVFDDDVSLIEKFTVDCVGHPMCPYFVSGYGDSDDSESDDSEDEDD; the protein is encoded by the coding sequence ATGATGGACGATTCGCCGATGAAATTACTAAGTTTGGCGGCGAAATCGGTATGCGTTCAACTGGTATACGAATGGGCCGATGGCGAAATACCCACAATCGATGTATGGGAACGAATTACCCGCGACGATGGCGGACTAGACGCAGACGCTTGCCCAGCTCACAGCTGGTTCCTGTGGCAGTTACGCGAAATGCGAGTACCTCGATTCGCTCATATACCGGATAAAATTCGATACCAAATCGAAGATAACATTCCGCCGATTTTAGAAGAAGTTATGACATGGATTTTGTATCATCACTTCTTGAATTTCTTCCACGATGAGCCATCGTCTTCTCTCAGCGAATACATCGTGAAACTAGTCTGGAACCGTCGGTTTGAAATCGATAACTCGGCTAGTGCGAAAAATATCCTAACCAACGATAAACTAACTCCGTTGGAGAGGTTTAAATTCGCCAGTGCGTACTGCATCGTAGACGAAATCGAAAAGTATCGAGATACGATCGATTCGGTACCGGAATGGGAGTCGATTGGAGAGCCATTCGTCGCGTACTGGTACCGGTATTTGACCAATAAGTTAGATACGATAGACGTGTCGAAGGATTACTCGATCGAAATGTGGTATCTGAAAACTTCGGAGGAGTCTATATTATGGCCATCTGTCGTGTACTTCTTCGATGAAGTCGACTCGACGAGTAGATCGAACGAGTTCGTACTTATCCTGGAAACTTTCGCCGAAAGCTACCTTTCAGATTTGTTAGCCAAATTGACGGATAACAAATGGAATCTGGCGTGTTGTTCGATGATTTCGAGAATTGTCCAGAAAATCGTCCAGTACGGTTCATTGGACCAAGTACGGTTCGTTTGGAAGCTATTCGAGAGTAAAATTGACTCGAAGAATTTCGCAGAAATACTCGAAACGCTGGTACTTTCGTCGATGAGAAACGCTAAAGATTTCGATAAATGGACCCCGATGCTGATGGAAATTTGGACCAGCGCTAGCAGTAAATTGAAGCAATCGGCCATCGTCGACACGAAACTATGGCAGAGTATCGGTGAAAAATGCATGTCCATTATTGCTCACGAAGAAACTGCGGATTTTCGTACACGTCGTCGTCAAATCACCGATCCGATGCAATTCATCAAGCTGGTGTTGAACAGCATCCCTGCCAAGCAGAGACTTACATTCTTCGAGAATAATTTCTGTTGGTTGATCGTTTGGGCACCGTTCGCTGTGGTTGATCAATTGATGCGTGATGTTTTGCAAAATGATTACGATCACGATGtcgtcgagttgaaaaaaatcgtcgccAATTGTTCGGAAATCGAACGGTTACGAGGTATATTGATAGCATTTGGCGAATTCGACGAACTCGATACCCTCGTATCGTTTTATTTCCCCGGTGTCGACGGTATTAGCGCTAAAAACGAAGCCGCgatgcagaaaaaattgaagttccATAAGTTCAAGTTTATTCTGTCCGAGAACGTTTTCGATCCGGTTTGTTTTTGCATATATCGCGGCGATTGGAAGCCATTATACGAATACGTGCAGAAAAACGTAACGTGGATTTCCCCCGTTGGCCTCGAAGCGATCATGAAGAAGGTGATCTTGCAGGGCAAATGCTGGCCTCGGAAAATCCATAAAGGCGAAATGAACGACTTGAAGGAATTCGTCAGCACGGTCTATTCCAATGCGAACCCTGCGGATCAAGACTCAGTTGATgcgcaattgaaatttttgaaaatacgttaCGAAAGCTACTTGTTGATTGCTTTATTCGATCACAATCTTCGcaaaaaaatagttttcgaTCGAGCTAATTTGAAGGATTTCTTGTTATGGATTTACAAAGGCGACGAGAATTTAATCGATGAAAACTTCAAGCAGCCGAGCCTGTTTCCTAGAGGATTTTTGGTTCAGTTGAAAGGATGCGTTACCGAAGGTTCGTTTCGAGTTACCGAGTCGATGgatgagtttttgaaatggtGTTTCGAGACCGAAGCAGAAAGGCAGCAGTTTAAACGTAGAATGATATACGATTACCGACAGTATCCGTTGATCGAGGGTTTGTTGATGCGCAGGCAGTATCGTCAAAAGATGTTGTTCTGGGTTTTTGACGATGACGTTAGTTTGATTGAGAAATTCACTGTTGATTGCGTTGGTCATCCGATGTGCCCGTATTTTGTTTCTGGTTACGGTGATAGTGATGATAGTGAGAGTGACGATAGCGAGGATGAAGATGATTGA
- the LOC135837945 gene encoding uncharacterized protein LOC135837945 codes for MDDDSPTKLQSLAAKSICVRLLHEWAEGEIPVINVWRRAQGYGTNRCNDHDFFLWQLTEMQVPHRFANISSEIQYQIEDNLVPILTDVYWWIIAHHTNFFHDTPSSPLNEYVVKLVWNRHFKIDNLATAKNILTNEKLSLLERFRFASVYCLVDEIEKFRGSIDSIPKFDFKVDPFVAYWSKYLRNMLRTISVPKNSSIEMLLFNTAMEHGLWPTVEYFFDQLDSAKKTSKFESILERFGEAYPNDFSAGLANKKWNPLCCFASSKIIARIARYGTPNQVRIVWKLYKYKMDSKNFCDILETLVPLSMRNAKDFEKWTPLLMEIWTGASNKLKQSAIVDTKLWQSIGDQFIYHVQNQHIVDFRTRRLIKEPMKFIKMVLKSTGTEKRTVFFEKNFFWLVLWAPIAAVDRLMRDFLERYNRDVFELKKVVAKNYDKMKWLLYELLAYGEYDEIDAVVSFYLQAIDGVVNVENTSSEDVMRNNLKCYMFEFLTASFATDRMCSHIYQGDWRELQKYVEENVSWVSADKSKEIMKKVITTKRYWTRKIETGEMNDLKEFASTVYYAANTNSQLKSLKRQFESHLLSVLFKFKYNCRKIITFDRAALRNFLLWIYDGDERLIEENFEHPRLFSEGFLVQLKGCVAKGSFQVTKSMEEFLKWCFENEEETQPFKRSMIFQYRDYRLIEGLLMRRKYRPRMLLWCFDGDTSWIKIFTTDYGRRPLYGYFISDGSSDETSSGDDSD; via the coding sequence ATGGACGACGATTCGCCGACGAAATTACAAAGTTTGGCTGCCAAATCGATATGTGTTCGCCTGTTACACGAATGGGCCGAAGGCGAAATACCCGTAATCAATGTTTGGAGAAGAGCTCAAGGCTATGGTACTAACCGTTGCAACGACCACGACTTTTTCCTCTGGCAGTTAACCGAAATGCAAGTACCTCATCGATTCGCGAATATATCCAGTGAAATTCAATACCAAATCGAAGACAACTTAGTACCGATTTTAACAGACGTTTATTGGTGGATTATTGCCCATCATACGAATTTCTTCCACGATACACCATCGTCTCCGTTGAACGAATACGTCGTGAAATTAGTCTGGAACCGTCATTTTAAAATCGATAACTTGGCTACGGCGAAAAACATCCTCACCAATGAAAAGCTGAGTCTGTTGGAGAGGTTCAGATTCGCCAGTGTTTATTGCCTCGTCGACGAAATCGAAAAGTTTCGTGGATCGATCGATTCGATaccgaaatttgattttaaagtgGATCCGTTCGTGGCGTATTGGAGCAAGTATTTGAGAAACATGTTACGTACGATATCGGTACCGAAGAATTCGTCGATCGAAATGTTGCTATTTAATACTGCGATGGAACACGGTTTGTGGCCAACTGTCGAGTACTTCTTCGATCAATTAGACTCGGCGAAGAAAACCTCGAAATTCGAAAGTATCCTCGAAAGGTTCGGTGAAGCGTACCCGAACGATTTCTCAGCCGGATTAGCGAATAAAAAATGGAATCCGTTGTGTTGTTTCGCCAGTTCGAAAATCATCGCCAGAATCGCCCGGTACGGTACTCCGAACCAAGTACGAATCGTTTGGAAGCTGTACAAGTATAAAATGGATTCGAAGAATTTCTGCGATATTCTCGAAACGCTGGTTCCGTTATCGATGAGAAACGCGaaagatttcgaaaaatggacCCCTTTGTTGATGGAAATCTGGACCGGAGCTAGTAACAAATTGAAGCAATCAGCCATCGTCGATACGAAACTATGGCAGAGTATCGGTGATCAATTCATCTATCATGTTCAAAACCAACATATAGTTGATTTTCGTACACGTCGACTGATCAAAGAGCCgatgaaattcatcaaaatggtGTTGAAAAGCACCGGTACCGAGAAAAGAACCGTGTTTTTCGAGAAGAATTTCTTTTGGTTGGTACTTTGGGCACCAATCGCAGCGGTGGATCGATTGATGCGTGATTTTCTGGAACGTTACAATCGCGATGTATTCGAGTTGAAGAAAGTCGTCGCCAAGAATTACGATAAAATGAAATGGTTGCTGTATGAATTGCTGGCATACGGTGAATATGACGAGATCGATGCCGtagtatcattttatttacaggCTATCGATGGCGTTGTCAATGTGGAAAACACGAGCAGCGAAGACGTGATGCGAAATAATTTAAAGTGCTATATGTTCGAGTTTCTGACTGCTTCGTTCGCAACTGATCGCATGTGTTCGCATATCTATCAAGGTGATTGGAGAGAATTGCAGAAGTACGTGGAGGAAAACGTTTCGTGGGTATCTGCGGATAAGTCTAAAGAGATAATGAAAAAAGTGATCACGACGAAGAGATACTGGACTAGGAAAATCGAAACAGGCGAAATGAACGACTTGAAGGAATTTGCCAGCACGGTTTATTACGCTGCCAACACTAACAGCCaactgaaaagtttgaaaagacAGTTCGAAAGTCACCTTTTGAgtgttttgttcaaattcaaatacaaCTGTCGCAAAATAATAACTTTCGATCGAGCCGCGTTGCGGAATTTTTTACTGTGGATTTACGACGGCGACGAACGTTTAATCGAAGAAAACTTCGAGCACCCGCGTTTGTTTTCTGAAGGATTTTTAGTTCAGTTGAAGGGATGCGTTGCCAAAGGTTCCTTTCAAGTTACCAAATCGATGGAGGAGTTTTTGAAATGGTGTTTTGAAAACGAAGAGGAAACGCAACCGTTTAAACGCAGCATGATATTCCAATACCGAGATTATAGGTTGATCGAAGGTCTGTTGATGCGCCGAAAATATCGTCCAAGGATGCTGTTGTGGTGTTTCGACGGAGATACCAGTTGGATTAAAATATTTACGACTGATTATGGGCGTAGGCCGCTTTACGGGTATTTTATTAGCGATGGTAGTAGTGATGAGACGAGCAGTGGTGACGATAGCGATTAG